One segment of Toxoplasma gondii ME49 chromosome VI, whole genome shotgun sequence DNA contains the following:
- a CDS encoding tetratricopeptide repeat-containing protein (encoded by transcript TGME49_243750), which yields MTGNTMPSSTCSSSSSSSSCSSSSSPASTSASSSAFCSSSVPLRSCRLPAACFPPPSASVSSPSSCSALRSHAEKRELLPSEQKGGHGGDETAGAREGTEAPPTREERAPLALDATPSPVDLRPVTADSSPSESANQRSRLASLFYKEGLRLERRGKLGAAIGLYRQALRLDPALDERSMYIEDESDDEEFHTEEEQGGDADDDFLDYGERRDLEDDIRCRYTQAENEDEDDGGEADAARGGQFHGRERRPRDGQENAHAEKDGEQREKREEREVHEDEETAERQRDSGCLQAIADMASEKRETEKRGHAFGGKREVEKSESSLASLSPPASTPRLHASGSEHRRREENLRETDSSASSRRSGQMKTGENSERRNGGRHGELPGRDGHASSLSFPSSPSCPLSSSSCPLSFVPCSVSNNPLETLHAGGRGPQGEAEREDRSRELTHSPEADRGEETQSLRDSGDGSSQPTEDEDACSLCSLPQELLDVLPLYLDAFALTRLSSCCRLLHRLCGNRSDVCWRAKCMQVFGPSCAAEVRLYNASWHLMYLQRPRIRMDGIYISRCVYMRRVRDVGNLMEEGEQERRHRLRLQQQLKREQELTSASIQLLGSMLHQSPVVAVSYHRYLRFLPHAQGNKVLVLRSEADKHVAVQALKNAEQRVREVERRNGGDCHVVFSSLQSCQTSSVSSQPAQWTWQRLVPFIAVGDYFFDPKTRRVEVCYDEPRTHGATSDFLPETNGEVRGRESTSGRGTPTGSSTLSSSSSSSSSSSSSSSSSCAHIREGETRQAGAEGGWKIRRPYTHRAVFEICGGTAARSNCRLKWISFSVGSARGLHEDDESNDVAHLNVDSEHFRPFLLNRVKTFESHF from the exons ATGACAGGGAACACTATGCCGTCTTCCacttgttcctcttcttcctcttcttcttcctgttcctcttcttcttcccctgcctctacctctgcctcctcttccgctttctgttcttcttctgttccacTCCGTTCATGCCGGCTTCCGGCAGCCTGTTTTCCACCACCTTCTgcgtccgtttcttctccttcgtcttgtTCTGCGTTGCGGTCTCatgcggagaagagggaatTGCTTCCATCTGAACAGAAAGGAGGACATGGTGGAGACGAGACTGCAGGAGCGAGGGAGGGAACAGAGGCTCCACCGAcacgcgaggagagagcacCTCTCGCTCTGGATGCCACTCCTTCGCCTGTGGATCTGCGACCCGTGACAGCAGATTCCTCGCCGTCGGAGAGCGCCAACCAGcgctctcgtctcgcctctctcttctacAAGGAGGGCCTGcgtctcgagagaagagggaagctGGGAGCTGCGATTGggctgtacagacaggcTCTCCGCCTAGACCCCGCCCTCGACGAGAGAAGCATGTACAtcgaagacgaaagcgacgacgaagaattccacacagaagaagaacagggaggagacgcagacgacgacTTCCTCGACTacggcgaaagaagagacctCGAAGACGACATCAGGTGTAGATACACCcaagcagagaacgaagacgaagacgacggaggcgaagcagacgcagcaCGCGGTGGGCAATTtcacgggagagaaagaaggccgCGAGACGGACAAGAAAACGcacacgcagagaaagacggagaacagagagagaagagggaggagagggaagtcCATGAGGATGAAGAGACTGCGGAGAGGCAGCGCGACAGTGGCTGCCTGCAAGCCATCGCAGACATGGCGTctgaaaaacgcgaaacagagaagagggggcATGCGTTTGGTGGGAAGAGGGAAGTTGAGAAGAGCGAGTCGAGTCTtgcttccctgtctcctccagccTCGACTccgcgtttgcatgcatccggTTCAGAgcacagacggagagaagaaaatctGCGAGAAACGGACAGCTCCGCCAGCTCCCGACGAAGTGGACAGATGAAGACCGGCGAGAACtcagagcgaagaaacggTGGTCGACACGGCGAACTCCCTGGAAGAGATGGAcacgcctcttctctctcgtttccatCGTCGCCCTCCTGTcctctctcatcttcttcatgTCCTCTTTCGTTTGTTCCATGTTCGGTCTCGAACAATCCTTTGGAGACGCTGCACGCAGGAGGTAGAGGGCCACAGGGGGAAGCTGAGCGCGAGGACAGATCTCGGGAGCTCACTCACAGtccagaagcagacagaggagaggagacacagagcctgagagacagcggagacgggTCTTCTCAgccgacagaagacgaggacgcatgcagtctttGCTCGCTGCCTCAAGAGTTGCTGGACGTCTTGCCTCTCTACCTCGACGCCTTCGCTCTCACCAG ACTCTCGAGCTGCTGCCGGCTTCTCCACCGCCTCTGTGGCAACCGGAGCGACGTTTGCTGGCGTGCCAAGTGCATGCAAGTCTTCGGTCCCAGCTGCGCAGCAGAAGTTCGCCTCTACAACGCCTCCTGGCACCT CATGTATCTGCAGCGACCGCGCATTCGCATGGACGGCATTTACATTTCCCGGTGCGTCTACATGCGCCGCGTTCGAGACGTGGGCAATCTGATGGAGGAGGgggaacaggagagacgacatcgtcttcgtctccagcaGCAACTAAAGCGGGAGCAGGAACTCACGTCAGCGTCCATCCAACTCTTGGGGTCGATGCTGCACCAGTCCCCAGTCGTCGCTGTGTCCTACCACCGGTATCTTCGCTTTCTGCCCCATGCACAAGGCAACAAGGTCCTCGTTCTACG ATCCGAGGCAGACAAGCACGTCGCCGTCCAGGCTCTGAAGAACGCGGAACAGCGAGTGcgagaggtggagagaaga AACGGCGGCGATTGTCACGTCGTCTTCAGTTCTCTCCAGAGCTGCCAAACTTCCTCAGTTTCCTCACAGCCTGCGCAGTGGACATGGCAGCGCCTTGTGCCGTTCATCGCAGTGGGAGATTACTTCTTTGATCCCAAGACAAGGAGAGTGGAAGTCTGCTACGATGAGCCTCGGACGCACGGTGCAACCTCTGATTTTCTCCCCGAAACAAACGGTGAAGttcgaggaagagaatcTACCAGCGGACGAGGCACTCCAACGGGCTCTTcaactctctcctcttcttcttcctcttcttcctcttcttcgtcttcctcttcatcttcgtgTGCTCACATCAGGGAGGGCGAGACGCGGCAAGCTGGGGCTGAAGGAGGCTGGAAAATACGCAGACCGTACACGCATCGGGCCGTGTTTGAAATTTGTGGGGGCACAGCTGCTCGCAGCAATTGCCGACTGAAGTGGATCT CCTTCTCTGTAGGTTCGGCTCGAGGTTTACACGAGGATGACGAGAGCAACGACGTCGCACACCTGAACGTCGACAGCGAGCATTTCCG GCCCTTTCTTCTGAATCGCGTCAAGACATTTGAATCGCATTTCTAA
- a CDS encoding hypothetical protein (encoded by transcript TGME49_243760~Predicted trans-membrane domain (TMHMM2.0):28-51:338-361:380-403): MAAFVVDGLAALSRFFSFSCEETRLTDKLWGVFCPLSPSLPLFFFLTLFWFYVHAFVSPRLPALLLPASARRQHIEKVTRIAALEAASTHRAQKTQPIRTKQGVASYTVASSSTTTSRSTTACCSEDASSSSEAVSAELAALRVYFISANANTTASLHALYLTPAALFHAVRCVVLPAAQILVAQAASQAYSSVLAHASGSEAEVRMQAEQAALHAEVEQRNNWWDTYFAHWGAAADFWDGRKDPLVIFSSYMMGSYFLWDCFECLRNLEVHKRAFLFHALLSFLAGTIQITAPGIKLSGLCSLFAASEISTPFLHFRWFLVQNGQAHTTLFRFINALTVFLFISVRLIVVPYLVFWHYWVDCLLYRHHMIPQKNISTMRMVFMMVLTLGWTLLNYFWGYLFFRSLCRHRKRSGKNRVEKDADTLRQNEGGKKEQ; encoded by the exons ATGGCGGCTTTCGTTGTGGACGGCCTTGCGgctctttcgcgtttcttctccttctcttgcgaggagacgcggctGACGGACAAGCTGTGGGGCGtgttctgtcctctctctccctctctgcctctcttcttcttcctcacgcTTTTCTGGTTCtacgtgcatgcattcgtctctccacgccttcctgcgcttctcctccccgCCTCTGCGCGCCGCCAGCACATCGAAAAGGTGACCCGCATCGCAGCTCTTGAAGCAGCCTCCACACACAGAGCTCAGAAGACCCAACCGATTCGAACGAAGCAGGGAGTCGCTTCATACAcagtcgcctcttcttcgacaaCCACCTCACGATCCACAACAGCCTGTTGCTCTGAagacgcttcttcttcaagtGAAGCCGTTAGCGCCGAGTTGGCGGCTCTTCGAGTGTATTTTATCAGCGCGAACGCAAACACGacggcgtctctgcatgcactttaTTTGACTCCCGCGGCACTTTTCCACGCCGTTCGATGTGTCGTTCTTCCAGCTGCACAGATCCTGGTGGCGCAAGCCGCGTCACAGGCGTACTCTTCTGTCCTCGCCCATGCCTCTGGGTCAGAGGCAGAGGTTCGCATGCAGGCAGAGCAGgcggctctgcatgcagaggtggAGCAGCGAAACAACTGGTGGGACACCTACTTTGCTCACTGGGGCGCTGCCGCAGACTTCTGGGATGGCAGAAAAGACCCTCTCGTCATCTTCTCAT CCTATATGATGGGAAGCTACTTTTTGTGGGACTGCTTCGAGTGTTTGCGAAACCTGGAAGTCCACAAGCGAgctttcctcttccacgCCCTTCTCAGTTTTCTCGCCGGAACGATCCAAATCACTGCTCCGGGCATCAAACTCTCAg GTTTGTGCAGTCTGTTCGCGGCGAGCGAGATCTCGACGccgtttctccactttcgctGGTTTCTCGTTCAGAACGGACAAGCACACACGACTTTGTTTCGCTTCATCAACGCCCTCACTGTCTTTCTGTTTATTTCTGTGCGGCTCATCGTGGTGCCATATCTCGTCTTCTGGCACTACTGGGTCGACTGCCTGCTGTATAGACACCACATGATTCCGCAGAAAAACATCTCCACAATGCGCATGGTCTTTATGATGGTGCTGACGCTCGGCTGGACGTTGCTGAACTACTTCTGGGGCTACCTGTTTTTCCGTTCGCTCTGTCGACATCGGAAGCGCAGCGGGAAAAACAGAGTCGAGAAAGATGCGGACACACTGCGGCAAAACGAAGGAGGCAAGAAGGAACAGTGA
- a CDS encoding hypothetical protein (encoded by transcript TGME49_243770), whose product MLRCLEQNNVGCLDTYIAHRTSSYNDGDAQEKCPRVVGRKKMVNDSAFCWRPGHRFRRKTCKSSTRYRVKSCDKLRPFARCACPSRLARCLHTFAPFPQLLEISSLSSAVVDQFMRKKVADGEISLSPPPNCLFRRAISSLAAPLYTASGWSAPYPNIR is encoded by the coding sequence ATGCTCAGATGTCTAGAGCAAAACAACGTtgggtgtctagacacctaCATAGCACATCGAACATCGTCCTACAATGACGGAGATGCGCAAGAGAAATGTCCACGAGTGGTTGGTCGCAAAAAAATGGTGAACGACAGCGCCTTCTGCTGGCGTCCGGGACACAGGTTCCGGCGAAAAACATGCAAATCGTCAACTCGATACCGCGTCAAGAGCTGCGACAAGCTGAGACCTTTCGCTAGGTGTGCTTGCCCATCAAGACTCGCACGCTGCCTGCACACGTTCGCGCCGTTTCCGCAACTCCTTGAAATATCGAGCCTTTCCTCTGCAGTGGTGGATCAGTTTATGCGAAAAAAAGTAGCAGATGGAGAGATTTCACTTTCACCACCGCCCAATTGTCTCTTCCGACGAGCGATATCTTCCCTGGCTGCTCCTCTCTATACCGCTTCAGGATGGTCCGCCCCCTACCCGAATATAAGGTAA
- a CDS encoding hypothetical protein (encoded by transcript TGME49_243780), protein MATSGAAIAAALPSARFQADGHSAPRENLLPDYSLSSTSSVSNPASGPSQDASLRNSPSRGSSTLSGDLCPASPHSRPVLETSAVSRAPDSSNSRDNFFCQRHAASPFCSGECPEIRGQPRSLEARRAAAAIFARKRAAALAGLGARSSPKRTRQNESHSTENTFHPGPPGSECTSATERATEDNGDGCGGRETDDFSHAGETRFSGLLSRIADDATSALRAREETLTASRENGESGILGGFRYRLTRRIVEGKADRMLLIGTSNYLIVLGKSLGLSLRCISIGCVYLHLFFDSFFFSGLERKCAAAACLLLSWKYAEDSEESRCTRKLYDLARGMYRVSLQQKVADLRQVRERLLLALEKGRETEERREEGIECADSPMDVASDEQSDLPEVSDPSHAAAKPVALAGLSEPESAVKTLLSEEALADLASSSRWLLRDSAVSFRILCHKLRIYESALLRAIRFSVGPLHLPAAAIRFYVKAFLTKCERETPAVVPASPQAAAYSVPSPCLRLSPAETPSLPRLSPKEEEEKPCSEERHKTEETSPTPSDAAVLDEGKPVSSPVSCLCTCKAWPARGLRHAQLQRRLHKAALQEFLLLCRTPFVLERQSNAIAAACVIRAAILSGLAVGDLCTPAPEKSRDNCEGPSASSPERHNSRFEVEEGRKTEECILEALTAFSGHVDAFLHLVSNPLDEQKNGNAAERETTARCEDGVFAEEAKEREAFHGASSSSPAHGEMKEQSPKKPRTGAGLYGVNRREVQAVLSDLRQAAEWQLDLLHGPSPTFACPVAVTSQEKESPEARNGTTLQEAKRSRQDQAEKCRMKTEAAGTKNARSKERRDRKAENGI, encoded by the exons ATGGCTACCTCTGGCGCCGCTATTGCCGCTGCGCTCCCTTCAGCCCGGTTTCAAGCAGACGGGCACAGCGCCCCCCGAGAGAATCTGCTTCCGGACTACAGTCTGTCATCCACATCGTCCGTGTCGAACCCCGCATCCGGTCCATCGCAAGATGCCTCTCTTCGGAATTCCCCGTCTCGAGGATCTTCGACGTTGAGTGGCGACCTGTGTCCGGCGTCGCCGCATTCTCGGCCGGTGCTGGAGACATCTGCCGTGTCGCGAGCTCCCGACTCCTCCAACTCTCGTGACAATTTTTTTTGCCAGCGGCATGCAGCTTCCCCATTTTGCTCGGGAGAGTGCCCCGAGATTCGAGGACAGCCTCGGTCACTGGAGGCGCGCCGGGCGGCGGCAGCAATTTTCGCGCGGAAGCGGGCAGCTGCGTTGGCAGGCTTAGGAGCGCGAAGCTCCCCAAAAAGGACAAGACAGAACGAAAGCCATTCAACAGAAAACACCTTCCACCCTGGTCCGCCCGGATCTGAATGCACTTCTGCTACAGAGAGAGCAACAGAAGATAACGGAGACGGATGTGGGGGTCGGGAAACTGACGATTTTTCACATGCGGGCGAAACGCGGTTTTCCGGACTCCTAAGCAGGATTGCGGACGACGCAACATCGGCACTTAGAGCCAGGGAAGAGACGCTGACTGCTTCTCGGGAGAACGGGGAGAGCGGTATACTGGGGGGTTTTCGATACCGTTTGACCCGCCGGATCGTGGAGGGTAAAGCCGATCGCATGCTTCTTATTGGCACGAGCAATTACCTTATTGTCCTTGGAAA GTCTCTCGGGCTCTCGCTGAGGTGTATCTCCATCGGGTGCGTCTACCTCCACCTTTTTTTCGATTCGTTCTTCTTTAGCGGCTTGGAGAGGAAgtgtgcagctgctgcgtgTCTTCTGCTTTCGTGGAAGTATGCGGAAGACAGTGAAGAATCCAG GTGTACTCGGAAGTTGTACGATCTAGCTCGCGGCATGTACAGAGTGTCTCTACAGCAGAAAGTCGCAGATCTGCGGCAAGTCCGcgagcgccttcttcttgcccttgagaaagggagggagacggaggagagaagagaggaaggaattGAGTGCGCAGACAGTCCTATGGACGTCGCTTCTGACGAACAGAGCGATCTCCCCGAAGTGTCAGATCCTTCGCATGCGGCAGCGAAGCCTGTCGCTCTCGCAGGTCTTTCTGAGCCTGAGTCTGCGGTGAAGACGTTGCTCTCTGAGGAGGCATTAGCTGATCTCGCatcgtcttctcgctggctTCTCCGCGATTCGGCTGTCTCGTTCCGCATTTTGTGCCACAAATTGAGGATTTACGAAAGTGCACTTCTTCGAGCGATTCGTTTCAGTGTGGGGCCTCTGCACCTGCCTGCGGCTGCCATTCGCTTCTACGTCAAAGCATTCTTGACTAAGTGTGAAAGAGAGACCCCCGCCGTGGTTCCTGCCTCTCCACAAGCAGCTGCCTATTCCGTTCCGTCCccctgtcttcgtctttctcccgcgGAGACTCCGTCACTCCCGCGTCTTTCGccgaaagaggaggaggagaaaccgtgctccgaagaaagacacaaaacgGAGGAAACTTCGCCGACACCCAGTGATGCGGCTGTCCTTGACGAAGGCAAACCTGTTTCCTCCCCTgtgtcctgtctctgcacatGCAAGGCGTGGCCAGCGAGAGGATTGAGGCACGCACAGCTTCAACGCCGCCTGCACAAGGCAGCActccaggagtttcttcttctctgccgaaCGCCATTTGTCCTCGAAAGGCAGTCGAACGCGATAGCGGCGGCATGCGTGATCCGCGCCGCCATCCTGTCAGGTCTGGCTGTGGGTGATCTGTGCACCCCGGCACCGGAAAAGTCGCGAGACAACTGTGAAGGGCCCTCGGCCTCCTCGCCGGAGAGACACAATTCTAGGTTCGaggtggaagaaggaaggaagaccGAGGAATGCATTTTGGAAGCACTCACTGCATTTAGTGGACACGTGGATGCTTTTCTCCATCTTGTTAGTAATCCTCTAGATGAACAGAAGAACGGGaatgcagcagagagggagacgacagCGCGCTGTGAAGATGGAGTATTCGctgaggaggcgaaagagagagaggcgttCCACGGTGCGTCGTCCAGCTCACCCGCGCATGGCGAGATGAAGGAGCAAAGTCCAAAGAAGCCCAGAACAGGCGCAGGACTTTATGGAGTCAACCGCCGCGAAGTCCAGGCAGTTCTCTCCGATCTTCGACAAGCAGCCGAGTGGCAACTGGATCTCTTGCACGGCCCGTCGCCTACCTTCGCCTGCCCTGTGGCTGTTACCtcacaggagaaagagagtcCAGAGGCGCGGAACGGCACGACCTtgcaggaggcgaagaggtcGAGGCAGGACCAGGCAGAGAAGTGTCGGAtgaagacagaagcagcgggGACCAAAAACGCAAGGAGCAAGGAAAGGCGCGACAGAAAGGCGGAGAACGGAATCtag